One window from the genome of Bacteroidota bacterium encodes:
- the meaB gene encoding methylmalonyl Co-A mutase-associated GTPase MeaB → MTEIEIAKILEKDKRSIARAITRVESEREGYAGLLEDLHKHTGRAYKVGITGPPGAGKSTLTLQLVKLLRKRGITVAVIAVDPTSPFTGGALLGDRVRMTEIGNLDGVFIRSMATRGSLGGLSRKTVDASDVLDAAGYEVIIYETVGVGQSELDIAKAADTTIVVLVPESGDTVQAMKAGLMEIADFFVLNKGDRPGAEQAVASIKTMLQFRDHDETSWMPAVIKTSANENKGIDEVALEIERHKEYLVSTGKLMLRRKEREKNRLEEIVESEILGELWSSGGTQFLHDSIQDVLEKQISPYTLSKRIIEKYKNFLKERQQ, encoded by the coding sequence ATGACAGAAATTGAAATCGCCAAAATACTCGAAAAAGATAAGAGAAGCATCGCACGGGCAATCACCCGGGTTGAATCCGAGAGGGAGGGTTACGCCGGACTTCTCGAGGATCTTCACAAACATACAGGTAGAGCCTACAAAGTTGGAATAACGGGTCCTCCCGGCGCCGGCAAGAGCACATTAACATTGCAACTGGTTAAACTTCTTCGGAAACGGGGGATAACAGTCGCCGTGATCGCTGTTGATCCTACCAGTCCTTTTACGGGCGGTGCGCTGCTGGGTGACAGAGTCCGAATGACCGAAATCGGGAATCTGGACGGGGTGTTTATCAGAAGCATGGCTACGAGGGGAAGTCTTGGTGGCCTGAGCCGCAAAACTGTGGATGCTTCCGATGTGCTGGATGCTGCGGGGTATGAAGTTATAATTTATGAGACTGTTGGTGTGGGGCAATCGGAACTGGATATCGCAAAGGCTGCAGATACCACGATTGTCGTGCTGGTGCCAGAATCAGGCGATACAGTCCAAGCAATGAAAGCGGGACTGATGGAGATAGCCGACTTCTTTGTTCTGAACAAAGGTGACAGGCCCGGAGCGGAACAGGCGGTTGCCTCGATAAAAACCATGCTTCAGTTTCGCGATCATGACGAAACAAGCTGGATGCCTGCAGTTATAAAAACTTCGGCGAATGAGAATAAAGGAATTGACGAAGTTGCTCTCGAGATCGAAAGACACAAAGAATATCTTGTCTCCACCGGGAAATTGATGCTAAGGAGAAAAGAGAGGGAGAAAAACCGGCTTGAGGAGATCGTTGAAAGTGAAATACTCGGAGAGCTATGGTCCTCGGGAGGGACACAGTTTCTTCATGATTCGATACAGGATGTTCTGGAAAAGCAAATTTCACCTTATACACTCTCAAAAAGAATCATCGAGAAGTATAAAAATTTTTTAAAAGAAAGGCAGCAGTGA
- a CDS encoding response regulator, whose amino-acid sequence MLKTILLAEDNPMDVELTLEALNEHNLANQVIVLKDGVEVLQYLNFEGKFANRSPEPPAVLLLDIKMPRMDGIEVLRVIRTDARFKKLPVVMLTSSREEPDLKTCYELGVNAYVVKPVDFNEFIDAVKQIGIFWGILNELPMNHI is encoded by the coding sequence ATGTTAAAAACCATTTTACTTGCAGAAGACAATCCAATGGATGTCGAATTAACTCTTGAGGCACTGAACGAACACAATCTCGCCAATCAGGTGATAGTGCTTAAAGATGGAGTTGAGGTTCTGCAATACCTTAATTTTGAAGGAAAGTTTGCAAATCGCAGTCCGGAACCACCTGCAGTGCTTTTACTTGACATTAAAATGCCAAGAATGGATGGCATTGAAGTGTTGAGAGTCATAAGGACAGACGCAAGATTTAAGAAACTCCCTGTTGTTATGCTGACCTCTTCAAGAGAAGAACCCGATCTAAAGACCTGCTATGAACTTGGTGTAAATGCGTATGTGGTAAAACCTGTTGATTTCAACGAATTTATAGATGCTGTAAAACAAATTGGAATATTCTGGGGTATTCTCAATGAACTGCCAATGAATCATATTTAA
- a CDS encoding PAS domain S-box protein, with translation MINDERKTVNILHLEDSHFDSELIAELLLDAGFETKMKWVASKEEYLEALKTPDFDLILCDFMLPGYNAFGALEDMMQCCSLIPFICVSGSIGEETAVELLKAGATDYILKDRLARLPSAIDRALELGSEKRLRVWTQKQLSESEEQYRELYNNAIMGLYRTNHKGEVLLANQTLLKMVGYNSIEELQEINIEEKGFENFNERKIFLDAIEKQEEIKGHKSKWMRKDGSFIYVRESARLIRDTDGSPLYYDGIVEDITEQKKAEDALRESQQLFHTLAMVSPVGIFRTDPDGSTTYVNPRWSELSGIPFAEALGYGWLKGVHPEDKQILADNWKVACEEHVTSQAHYRFIKPDGTIVWVMGNSVPEIVDGKTIGYVGTITDITQIKLFEESLLVAKEKAERANSLKDAFINNLSHEIRTPLNGIVGMAGIIQEIFEESASPEDLVYFRSLIKSTQRLINTVEMMLLMSQLQTGDHEIRSEHTGLSAIIERVVNDHKDEVAEKELELSVINETKDDSAFVDTSDAKNILFFLIENAIKFTKEGGITISLTEGNGGGVSVSVKDTGTGIFEDYLPNLFEPFVQQETGYSRPFEGLGLGLPIVKKLVDLNNCKIEVESEPGKGSTFTVWFPKDR, from the coding sequence ATGATTAACGACGAACGGAAAACTGTTAATATTCTTCACCTGGAAGATTCTCATTTCGATTCAGAATTGATCGCTGAGCTACTGCTGGATGCGGGATTTGAGACCAAAATGAAGTGGGTCGCATCGAAGGAAGAATATCTGGAGGCTTTAAAAACACCCGATTTTGATCTGATACTTTGTGACTTCATGCTGCCGGGTTATAACGCTTTTGGAGCGTTGGAAGACATGATGCAATGTTGCTCACTCATTCCCTTTATTTGTGTTTCGGGTTCCATAGGCGAAGAGACAGCGGTGGAGCTGCTTAAAGCTGGAGCAACCGATTACATTCTGAAAGACAGACTGGCGAGACTCCCTTCAGCCATCGATCGTGCACTTGAACTCGGTAGTGAAAAAAGGCTCAGAGTGTGGACTCAGAAGCAGCTTTCTGAAAGTGAGGAACAGTATCGGGAGCTCTACAACAATGCGATTATGGGATTATACAGGACAAATCACAAAGGTGAGGTGCTGCTCGCAAATCAGACACTTCTGAAAATGGTTGGATACAATTCGATTGAGGAACTTCAGGAAATAAATATTGAAGAAAAGGGCTTCGAAAATTTCAATGAAAGAAAAATATTCCTGGATGCCATCGAAAAACAGGAAGAGATAAAGGGGCATAAATCGAAGTGGATGAGGAAGGATGGATCGTTCATTTATGTGAGGGAGAGTGCAAGGCTTATCAGAGACACAGACGGTTCTCCACTTTACTATGACGGAATTGTTGAAGACATCACCGAACAGAAAAAAGCAGAGGATGCTCTCAGGGAAAGTCAGCAGCTCTTTCACACTCTGGCGATGGTTTCTCCAGTCGGGATTTTCAGAACCGATCCAGATGGATCAACTACTTATGTAAATCCAAGATGGTCGGAACTTTCGGGAATCCCTTTTGCAGAAGCTCTTGGTTACGGGTGGTTAAAGGGTGTTCATCCAGAAGACAAGCAGATACTGGCTGACAACTGGAAAGTGGCTTGTGAAGAGCATGTCACTTCACAGGCACATTACAGGTTTATCAAACCTGATGGTACTATAGTCTGGGTGATGGGAAATTCCGTTCCGGAGATTGTGGACGGCAAAACCATCGGTTATGTCGGGACAATTACCGACATTACACAGATCAAACTGTTTGAGGAGAGTCTACTGGTTGCCAAAGAAAAAGCCGAACGGGCGAACAGTCTTAAAGATGCCTTTATTAACAACTTATCTCACGAGATTCGAACTCCGTTGAACGGTATTGTCGGTATGGCGGGGATAATCCAGGAGATTTTCGAAGAATCCGCATCACCCGAGGATCTGGTTTACTTCAGGTCACTGATAAAAAGTACACAGAGATTGATAAATACGGTCGAAATGATGCTGCTTATGTCGCAGTTACAAACCGGGGATCACGAAATAAGATCAGAACACACCGGTTTGTCAGCAATAATTGAAAGGGTTGTTAACGATCATAAAGATGAGGTGGCAGAAAAGGAACTCGAATTATCCGTTATTAATGAGACGAAAGACGATTCGGCATTCGTTGACACCTCTGATGCCAAGAATATTCTTTTCTTCCTGATAGAAAATGCGATAAAGTTTACAAAAGAAGGTGGCATTACAATTTCACTCACCGAAGGTAATGGTGGAGGAGTGAGTGTATCAGTTAAAGATACAGGTACCGGGATCTTCGAAGATTATCTGCCAAATCTTTTTGAACCGTTCGTTCAGCAGGAGACAGGCTACAGCCGGCCGTTCGAAGGGCTGGGGTTGGGATTACCGATTGTAAAAAAGCTTGTTGACTTGAATAATTGCAAAATTGAAGTGGAATCGGAACCGGGAAAAGGATCGACATTTACGGTATGGTTTCCAAAAGACCGTTGA
- a CDS encoding acyl-CoA dehydrogenase, giving the protein MDTTTGSNSFLLDFTEEQRAIQEAVRDLAVNTIKPVVMEYDESQAFPFDIVKELAGMGCMGILVPEEYGGSGLGYTEYALIIEELAKVDPSVALTVAAHNGLCTNHILMHGNEEQKRKYLPKLASGEFIGAWGLTEPVSGSDAAAMLTTAVKDGNEWVLNGSKTFITHGGVGHVAVIVAVTDKSKHSRGISAFIVEKGIPGFIVSKKENKLGMRSSDTCQLTFDNCRVPAENLIGIEGEGFKQAMKILEGGRISIAALSVGLAEGALQESLKYSGERRQFGKPINAFQGIQFKFADMATEIEAARLMTFKAATIKDSGKPLGNIAAMAKLFASEVAERCSNQAVQIFGGYGFIKDFPVEKFYRDVKLLTIGEGTSEVQRIVISRTLLGD; this is encoded by the coding sequence ATGGACACAACCACGGGATCAAACAGTTTTCTTCTCGACTTCACAGAGGAACAAAGAGCAATTCAAGAGGCTGTCAGGGATCTGGCTGTCAATACCATTAAACCGGTGGTAATGGAGTATGATGAATCTCAGGCTTTTCCGTTCGACATCGTGAAGGAACTTGCCGGGATGGGATGCATGGGAATTCTGGTACCCGAGGAGTATGGCGGCTCCGGTCTGGGTTATACCGAGTATGCACTGATTATAGAAGAACTGGCAAAAGTGGATCCGTCTGTGGCTCTTACAGTTGCTGCACACAACGGTCTTTGTACAAATCACATTCTCATGCATGGAAATGAAGAGCAAAAACGGAAGTATCTGCCAAAACTCGCCAGCGGAGAGTTCATTGGTGCATGGGGTCTCACAGAACCTGTTTCCGGCAGTGATGCTGCCGCGATGCTTACAACAGCCGTAAAAGATGGAAACGAATGGGTTCTGAACGGCAGTAAGACCTTTATCACACATGGTGGTGTAGGGCATGTAGCCGTAATAGTGGCTGTTACGGACAAATCCAAACATTCCAGGGGTATTTCCGCTTTTATTGTTGAAAAAGGAATCCCCGGATTCATTGTCAGCAAGAAAGAGAACAAACTTGGTATGAGATCAAGCGACACCTGCCAGTTGACTTTTGACAATTGCAGAGTGCCTGCTGAAAATCTTATTGGTATCGAGGGCGAAGGATTTAAGCAGGCTATGAAAATTCTTGAAGGGGGAAGAATCTCGATAGCTGCCTTAAGTGTCGGGCTTGCAGAGGGTGCACTTCAGGAGTCATTAAAATACTCGGGAGAGAGGCGCCAGTTTGGCAAACCGATCAATGCGTTTCAAGGGATACAGTTCAAATTTGCCGACATGGCTACTGAAATTGAAGCAGCGAGGTTGATGACATTCAAAGCAGCTACAATCAAGGATTCCGGAAAACCACTCGGAAATATAGCTGCCATGGCGAAACTTTTTGCGAGTGAAGTGGCTGAGAGATGTTCCAATCAGGCGGTACAAATTTTTGGCGGTTACGGATTTATAAAGGATTTCCCGGTCGAGAAATTCTACAGGGATGTAAAACTCCTTACCATTGGCGAAGGCACTTCCGAAGTGCAAAGAATTGTAATTTCACGAACACTCCTCGGTGATTAG
- the nadD gene encoding nicotinate-nucleotide adenylyltransferase, protein MAVGLFGGTFNPVHFGHLITSQRVKELRNLDKIILMPCNISPFKTKKPDILDGEKRIKMLELAIGENPSYEISDYELKKGGVSYTYDTIVHIKKSYPDIELIIGFDNILDFHKWYKPEEIVKEAKLIVLTRKTDNREMKNKNSFFSEAIFVESPMIEISSTGIRERIREGLPIDFLVPRLVVEYIKKEKLYLE, encoded by the coding sequence ATGGCTGTTGGTCTTTTCGGCGGCACTTTTAATCCGGTGCACTTTGGACATCTCATCACTTCACAAAGAGTGAAGGAGTTGAGAAACCTCGACAAAATAATTCTGATGCCTTGTAACATTTCACCGTTCAAGACGAAAAAGCCGGACATCCTGGATGGTGAAAAGAGGATTAAAATGCTCGAGCTCGCCATAGGTGAGAATCCCTCCTACGAAATAAGTGATTACGAGTTGAAAAAAGGGGGTGTATCCTACACTTACGATACAATTGTACACATAAAAAAAAGTTATCCGGATATTGAACTGATCATCGGTTTTGATAACATTCTGGATTTTCACAAATGGTACAAACCCGAAGAGATTGTTAAGGAAGCAAAACTTATTGTTCTCACGCGAAAAACCGACAACAGGGAAATGAAGAATAAAAACAGTTTTTTCAGCGAAGCCATCTTTGTTGAGTCACCAATGATCGAAATCAGTTCCACGGGGATCAGAGAGAGAATAAGAGAGGGTCTTCCGATAGATTTTCTTGTGCCGCGACTTGTTGTTGAATACATTAAAAAAGAAAAACTGTACCTTGAATGA
- a CDS encoding acyl-CoA carboxylase subunit beta codes for MKKVGKPLSEETSFLVREDAYKQIVRKLENERKITHKGGGEKALQKMREKGKMPARERISRLIDKGTSFMELNTFAAYGMYEEWGGAPGSGTVFGIGKIHGRDCVIVANDSTVKAGAWFPITCKKNLRAQEISIENRLPIIYLVDSAGVFLPLQDEIFPDKEHFGRIFRNNAKMSAMGIPQIAAIMGPCVAGGAYLPIMSDEALIVKGEGSVFLAGSHLVKAAIGEVIDNESLGGAVVQSNISGVTDYVMENDEECIDQIRSLVEKFADTKKAGFSRIRSYPPAFSEKEIYGILPDDPIKQYDTYELLARIVDNSEIDEYKAGYGKTIITAYARIDGWAVGIVANQRAVVKSAKGEMQVGGVIYSDSADKATRFILNCNQRKIPLLFLQDVTGFMVGSKAEHGGIIKDGAKMVNAVANSVVPKITIITGNSYGAGNYAMCGKAYDPRFIFAWPAAKISVMGGSQAANVLLDIKIKQLQKKGKELSEEEKLRMHDEIRDSYDSKSSPLYAAARLWVDEVIDPVQTREYISRCLEAANNNPDIEEFKVGVIQV; via the coding sequence ATGAAAAAAGTCGGAAAGCCCCTTTCGGAAGAAACTTCGTTCCTTGTAAGGGAGGATGCATACAAACAGATTGTCAGAAAACTTGAAAATGAGCGAAAAATAACGCACAAAGGTGGTGGTGAGAAAGCTCTTCAAAAAATGAGAGAAAAGGGAAAGATGCCTGCCAGGGAGAGGATATCCCGGTTGATTGACAAGGGGACTTCATTCATGGAACTGAACACTTTCGCTGCATATGGAATGTATGAAGAGTGGGGCGGGGCACCGGGTTCAGGTACGGTTTTCGGTATCGGCAAAATTCATGGTCGGGACTGTGTGATAGTCGCCAATGATTCCACTGTTAAGGCAGGAGCCTGGTTTCCCATTACATGTAAAAAGAATCTCCGTGCACAGGAGATTTCGATAGAGAACAGACTGCCGATAATTTATTTGGTTGACAGTGCCGGAGTTTTTCTGCCCCTTCAGGATGAAATTTTCCCGGACAAAGAGCATTTTGGAAGGATTTTCAGGAATAATGCCAAAATGTCTGCGATGGGAATCCCTCAGATTGCAGCGATAATGGGACCGTGTGTCGCCGGTGGTGCCTATCTTCCCATAATGAGTGATGAGGCACTTATCGTTAAAGGTGAAGGGTCTGTTTTCCTCGCAGGGTCACATCTTGTGAAAGCTGCAATTGGTGAAGTGATTGACAATGAAAGTCTCGGTGGTGCAGTGGTTCAATCAAATATCTCCGGCGTTACCGATTATGTGATGGAAAATGATGAAGAATGTATCGACCAGATCAGAAGCCTTGTTGAGAAATTTGCAGACACCAAAAAAGCCGGGTTCTCCAGAATCCGGTCATATCCTCCCGCTTTTAGTGAAAAAGAGATTTACGGAATTTTGCCTGATGACCCGATAAAGCAGTATGATACTTACGAGTTGCTCGCCAGAATTGTTGACAATTCCGAGATCGATGAGTATAAAGCCGGCTACGGAAAAACAATAATTACGGCTTACGCCCGGATCGACGGTTGGGCAGTGGGAATTGTTGCAAACCAAAGGGCTGTTGTGAAATCTGCAAAAGGGGAGATGCAGGTCGGCGGAGTCATTTATTCTGACAGTGCTGATAAAGCAACAAGATTTATTTTGAATTGCAATCAGAGGAAAATTCCACTTCTTTTCTTGCAGGATGTTACGGGATTCATGGTAGGAAGTAAAGCCGAGCACGGAGGAATTATTAAGGATGGTGCAAAAATGGTAAACGCGGTTGCGAACAGTGTCGTTCCAAAAATCACCATAATCACCGGAAACAGCTACGGTGCCGGTAACTATGCTATGTGCGGGAAGGCATATGATCCGAGATTTATCTTTGCATGGCCCGCTGCAAAAATCAGCGTAATGGGTGGAAGTCAGGCTGCCAATGTACTGTTGGATATTAAGATCAAACAACTGCAAAAAAAGGGGAAAGAGCTTAGCGAGGAAGAAAAACTCAGAATGCACGATGAGATAAGGGATTCGTATGACAGCAAATCTTCACCGTTATATGCTGCAGCACGACTGTGGGTTGATGAAGTGATCGATCCTGTTCAGACGAGAGAATATATTTCCAGATGTCTGGAAGCTGCAAATAATAATCCCGATATTGAGGAATTTAAGGTCGGAGTAATACAGGTCTAA